The nucleotide sequence TTCCAAGATTGACTGATAAAATCGTATTGCCCACGACCATATGACACCCTGCTTGCAAAAGTAATTGAACTAGTGGCCATGGAGCCATCATAATAACCCATGAACACCAACCCAAAAACCTAACCCTTATGCCCCACCACTAACACAAGATCAACATCAAAAAGGCCACTGTAATCATTCTTGCAACTTTGCTTTTTGGTGATACGTTTCAACATTCAAAGATCCACCCATCCTCATCTCTAATCTTCCACCTTCGTTCCTTCTGTGAGAAATGGGTCATCATAAATACCACCACCCCCTTCCATCAATGAGGATTTAACACCTTATCTCACCCTCTCCTTGGGACAAGAAACTTTTGCCTCTTCCTAGAAGAGCAAATGAGGCTCTAAAATCTTTCGCTTTCTTTTACTACCTAGTTCTTAAATGCGGACCCAGTTGTGAGATTAGGTTCCATTTATTGTGTCCAAATATGTAGGATGACGTGCCCTTCCAAGGTCTCATTTGTGGGACTTATCTGGTCTAAGAGACACTACCTTTCACCACTTGGCAGCCCTTGCAGCCTAGCTGGCAAGCTCCATGCCAGATATTGGGTCTTTGGGAGttgaaaatatatgatagaccagaaaggagaggaaaaagaaaaaggggaataAGGGAAAATTGCCTTGTGGGTGCCTATATAAGTGGTGGAATCTTTCTTTGGGTGTTTGTGTTTTGCAATAGTGGGGTTGTGGGGGTTTCGGGTTTTGTCGCTTCTCCTCTGGTGCAATTCTTTGAGTTAAAAGTCTCTTCTTTAAGATGAGTTACCTGGGTGTTGGTGTTAGCCCTGGAAATGTCCCAGTATATCATGGCACCAATTTAAAGGTGGTTGATCGGAGAGTGAGGCTTGCAGAGTTGGTCTTGAGGTGTGTGATATGTGGTTTGGGTATTCTTGCCGCTGTTCTTGTGGGGACTGATACCCAGGTCAAGGTCATCTTCACAATTCAGAAGAAAGCTAGATTCACTGACATGAAAGCTCTTGTGTAAGATCTTCAATCCCTCTCTAGATCTCCCCCTCAAGGATCAACTCATCCATATTCTTCTCATTCTGACAATCAATTTTGGCCATGATGCAGCTTTCTGGTGATTGCTAATGGGATAGCTGCTGCCTACTCATTGATCCAAGGGCTGCGCTGTGTTGTGAGTATGGTCAGAGGAAGTGTACTCTTCAGCAAACCTTTGGCTTGGGCCATCTTCTCTGGCGATCAGGTACAGATACCCCCTTTGAGTTATCCTGGTTATGGTTAAAGGGAAAGGAATTTAGCATCTCACAATATGAATAGCCTCTCTTTAATGCAAAGAGAGCCCTTTTCCTTTAAGTCAAAGGGAAAAAGGCTCCATTTCTGAGAGCATTGCATGCGTCACACATGGGGCGTACTGCACAACAACGATTTGGTTCTGTGATGCTGATCAGCAGTCCCGTGGGTggccttctctctctctctctctctctctcggtGGGTGAGTCTAATATTTTTTGGGTCCCTCACCTTAAATGAGCTTGGACGAGCAACATGAAAGAGCACATGTACAATCCACGGTACCTTATGCAGAATGTATCCATCGGAAGCTCAAATCTTATAAGCGAAAATTGATGGTTTAACATATTATTAGAGTTTCGTTTTATCCTGTTTCTTTCCCAATTTGCAGTTGTTTGTCTAAGGGTTTGTCTATCTTTGCAGTTGTTGGGCCTAGGCTGTCTATCTTTTCACATGTATGGGGAAGAGGGAGGGTATTAAAAagcatgatatatattatgaaGCTAAATCCTGCAAGTttaagattttagaaaaatcGATAAAATGGATAATTTATCAATATCCCGATTGCCCATGGGGCTCTTCCATTAATCAGATATAGTCAAAATTGAGCATTGTTTGAAGTTGGCTTTTGCAGGTAATAGCATATTTGACATTGGCAGCTGTGGCCGCAGCAGCACAGTCGTCAGTATATGGAGAGTTTGGGCAGCCGGAGCTACAATGGATGAAGATATGCAACATGTATGGGAAGTTCTGCAACCAAGTGGGGGAGGGAATAGTGAGTGCAGTGGGGGTCAGCCTCAGCATGGTGATCCTCTCTGGTATTTCTGCTTTTAGTCTCTTCCGTTTGTATGGAGGCAACAAGGGGACGAGCAGTGGGAGATGGTAGGTTTGGTTATTACTCCAAACTCTTCGCTGGTTCGTACCCCTGAGGTTCTGTAACTTTGGGAGTCACATGGTGATGAAAACCGGGCTTTGTGGCTGTTTTCCAGTTCAACAATAAATCAAAGCAAGAGCTTGTTCAGTTGAGTTAATTCATAAATTTGTCTCAACAATTGTCCTTTAATGCTGTGAATCAATGCTGTTTGTTTCCCAAGAAACTACCCAACATTTTAAGCCACTTAAGTGCATTAGCAAAGCCAGTAATTCTCCATTCCAGGGGCTCAAACTTAGCTGCAAATGCTGCCCAGTAACTATGCTGATGCTGATCTAATTCCTGAAGGGTCTTCTGGTTTTGATGAAAATCATAACAAGTGAGGTTGCCAGAGCCAGGAACACCCTTTTAATGACCAAATCAAATTGTTTGAATGTCTCAAAGCAATATCCAAAGCTAGACGAGGCAGATTTGAAATTCAACAAAACTAGATGAGGCAGATTTGAAATTGAAAGTAAAGTGGCACCCGATCCAACCTAGGCCTGCAGGCCTGTTGCTCAATCATTTCTTGTTGTGAATTGATTTATTGCTGATCTTAAGCATTAGTCTTGAGTTTTTGTTCTTCTATCAGTCTAGAAAATCTCATGAAATCACACAAATTAGATATTTTCACCTTCCACCATACCCAAAGATTAGGAAAGTAGTGTCCCTCTTTGAGATGATGATAATTTCTGGGTAGGTTTGCAATTGCCCATGGAAAGATAATGCCTAGGAAGTGATTAAGTGGTTTTAGGATTATAGCCCAAACGGACCGATAGATAAGATAAAGTCGGAAATACCCTTTATCTCATACTTCTCTTTTGATACATAAtctaatgttttgaaaaaaaaacaataaaaaattttctcataTCGAATTCGAAGTGTCATGATATTAttacttaatatttatatttcatatgGTGAAGGCATAGTCTgtttttttctatcaaataaaaaactcatTGGCACTAAGTGTGAGGGAATGCTAGACGTTTGGCAATTGTTCCTCTGATCAGGATAAAAGATCTCATTGAAGCGGCTAATCCCACTTTATTTGAAGGCATGTAACACTATTTTTAGAAACTACTTTCAacattaaaaaaggaaaaaaaaaatggaaaagaattaggcttttgataaaatttaaagcatttaaaaaaaaaaatcacttgtagtggTTCCTAGAAAAATGCTTAGGACATGTTTGGattccaaaaaatttgaaagaaaatatgaggaaaagaaaaggtaaaattaaaaattaaaaaataaatttaaagttaataaattatctttaaatattatttcaaacttattttaattatttaatccttctatatgaaaattaaataacttaaaaatatataaactttttactcattttaattatattttatttcattttctatatttttatgataaaaccAAGTATaaggagaaaattatttttcttaacaattttttttttcttttattgatattttttgagaatcaaCTATAACCTTATAACCTTATAGatgattttctcaaaaaaaaaagttttaaaaaaacattttaactaaaagcatttcaaataaaaatactctcaaatatatttttaatgcaaaataataaatttgtaataaaaaattatatatttttttagagttgACATTTGCTCTCCCATGTAAATGCTAAAATAATAATGTCAAATTTTGGCACAACGCTCCAATACAAAAATGTTAACACATGATGTAATTTTTTAACTGCCCACCATTTTTCTATCTACCATTCTCAAAAAGCAAtgaatcttaaaaattaaaaattaaaaagaaaaaaaaaagtttatgaaGAAAAtctttaagaagaaaaatagagaagaggATGGAGAAGTGTTTGAAgaggtaaaaataaattgaaaattatatggggaaaattaacataaataaaaatttggaaaaaaaaagaattattttttaaactcaataagagtttttaaattttatttagttaattttatttaaagagcTTAAATTTTCGTTGAAACTCTTATAAcaagttttttcatatttaataaaacttttacaatttaatattgctttttaaaaaattgtgattttggGTTCAGCTTTCAACTAAAGCCAAAAACAAGATATTATCCCAAATGAggctttaataaattttaaattttgttaaatatttccAATGAATTGTAAACCAAACAATACATATATCAATCCACAGATCAGCGAATGCATTATTTACATACGTGAAGGAGTCCAAACATGGTGAAATATTATTGTAAAGACCTGTTATGCTAACAAAAACTTAATACAAACAATGTTAATTTAAGAACACgaaacaaaataatcaatacaAAGTTACATAAAGTTTTAATGTAACCCGATCAAACATGCCTACATGCATAAATAAGagattaattcataaataaaagtaaattaattacaaatatgTTGCTCGTAGATCTTAAAAGTGCTATTCAAAGCCCTTCAAAGGAGGATTTAGCTCTAAACATGAGTCTATCATTGGTAACATgtttttacccaaaaaaaaatgtgaataatGTTTCAAAGCTCATTAAAAGGGCATGTTTGTTGGTAAAGAAGGGCATGCCTAGGAAAGGTGTCAGTGTCTATCCTTAATACATAACTCAATGGGCCATGCATCATGGATTAAAGGGTGATAACCCTACAGCTGTGGGCCAAGAGTTTACCAATTCTTTATCAGTAATGGAACACATTTATATTAATTGGTATGTCTATGGACATCCAGAGAAATGGGAAAGAAGTCCCACGAGTTGGAACACCAAGTTCCTTTTTTTCAAAACCCGTTAATTTGAGTTTGTATTATAACTTaagtctaatttatttttaaaattaattcaaatcaatttggattttatgttaaaaatatatagaatgtatttagaattaattttattataatataaaataataaattactttaatagaatcctatataaaaattaaaaaaaaaaacttatcaaatattaaataattataaaaaagttgttGCTCAAATAAAGTATTGAGATTCCTTTTCAGGAgtactcaaaagtattttgaCTACGTGGATGAAAACTCTCCATTCCTCACAAATAGTAACATCTACGTAGCTCCACGACACATCCATTTAATTCAGTTACTCAAAAGTATTCGACAAGGAATAGAGTTAGACCTTCTTCTCGCTGTTAGTATTATGACATCCCACATCGTATAGGAAGGAAAGTTCCTaatactatataagtatggactccttTTAATCttgtagacgtgttttaaagttgtaaggACACTTTTGTACCCAaaatggacaatatctacatgattcgGTGCGGGTCATTAACTCGAACCCGAAACTAGTTGGATAGAGTAGATAATCTCCttgttaaaaaagtaaaaaacccCTCCCCAAGTCGTGCTTGTCTTTTTTATTGCACACAACTTTCCCTATGTATACATCTaatgtcacgccccaagacccactccaagggcgtgacggtcatttcacacttcaaacccgaaAGCTTACAATGTAACCTGACctaaacaattatcttgtaatcggaagttaccaattaccaagtacttgttcagagtagcggaacaaaatctaaaatcctgaAAATTCGATTTcaacactaaaacatccactatccaaaatccattatccaaaaATTTGcgaacttaaacaattcaagtactaaaacaaacttcaaaatctccaaaactcaactttgaactaacataaaatttaaaggatcaatatccaaatagcttccaaatactaaaagatccaaatgaacataactaaagttaaacaaaatccaacataaaatcctaagtcaaatcctaatgatgaccattcctcaacCTAGTCATCACTCCTCACtcgaactaagggtacctgaaaagtagtcaacaaatgggaatgagcttatagcccaataaggaacattaatgcagtccatggatcaaacattttaaactcacttgcaaaataggagatattgtaatcaatcattttcataaaggTGTgagtaaattttatttattttttttttccaatacattcaaaatttctaactgtatgcatttatttctgattcaaacaatttcatatcaaattcaatcaaaacatttcaataatttatttactctggtcatcaaacatcaagggtgcccagttaggtgagacttttcaaatgggtggctagcctcaaattgttcctttaaggtggacggaaccaaacactactagtactagcaacctctaaccgaaacccctagaggctggggttcaaatcaattacattccccaccaagaaatgtaaagctcaactattatatcccattgacaagggtcaaaagtcaactattatatcccgttgacaagggccaaacaaaccagagtcaaatatttatttcatttattcaaatttacaacatataatatctccacatttatttgtcaaaaatataatataaaattctaacatacttttcatgcaaaacaggtttgatccatgcataaaacggaatataacctcaaacgttttcaaataatgtatatatatatataaattgtttcaaaaaaagaatttaacaactgcattaatttctcttacctcaaaagaagtcctcaaaaactttggagaaaaataatcctgaaaatctactcttcacctaacaaaacATAAGAGGAacaattattactatttatctaaaattataggtttgacaatcctaaaattttaggtattcaaattattattattattttttatatatttatgaaaggtaatttaatatattcatattttaaaaattaataaatttctaattcatataaaattgaatttatttatttatttatttattttaaaatttatttcttgggacacaacttaattaaactataatttatttcaataattaatttctatgttatttattaacttacgctcataattataatataaaaaaaattttacttcctttttatttaaaacttctattctctcatttttatttttatttttaaacataaactttattccCAACAATACTCCATTATTGCCAACAAACaatagacatatatatatatatatatatatatatatatatatatatatatatatatattaacaaacaACACTCTTCATCCATCCGTACACACACCCACAccccatatatatattatattatttttttcattctccaatTCCAGTGAGCACACACAtcctccattttattttatttttaatccttaagcCATTCTCCAATTCTACAGTGTGCACACGCGTCttccaggttttttttttttttttctaaaagcttaagaatttccaattttcaacaataaatcaaaatcttaaattttcactattttgatattaaaacgaataaaaaataaaaataaactaaccctaatctagatttggggttttccaaaaaaaatatatctaatgtacttgaaattaactaatgaatctaaaataataatctaggggttagaatcttacctatagaggtttgttcttcaaaccttgaaatctgacCTCAACTTCACGTTCTCTGGAAACTCTCTACGAATAGGAATACGATTCaaaaaaagaacaggaagaagagaatcttctatttatacctaaggtattattcgtaaaattaccttttcacccctcttccattttattaaattaattaattaattaatttaatatcattattaagaatttcctaaattaccctttaaaaagaaaacttgggcgttacatcctcccctccttaacaaaagtttagtcctctaaacttgacatacctgagtcttgaaataattgaggatgtttttctctcatctcttcttctaactcccaagtggCCTCTCGGATACTATGATTGCTCCACTAGACCTTTACCAACTTGACAACAGCATGTCGTAGTACCTTATCCATCACATCCACAATTTGAATGGGTACCTCTTCATAGGTCAAGTCCTCaaaaatttgaataggctccaactccacaacatgagagggatcataaatatatttcctcaaggtcgaaacatggaatacattatgaatcttagatagacTTGGGGGTAAGGCCACTTTATAagccaaagtgcctactctttctaataccTTAAATGGTCCCACAAAACGAGGATTGAGTTTCCCTTTTCTTCTAAATCTCATTAtagacttcataggtgaaactttcaagaaaacatgatcacccacctcaaactccaaatctcgtcTACGATTATCAGCATAACTCTTCTGTCTACTTTGTGCTGCTTTCAATCTTTCCTTAATTAAAGAGACCttttcaacagtcaactgcacaagttTAAGCCCCAAAAGTTTCTTCTCTCCAACATCATCCCAACAAACAAGAGATCAACATCTTCTACCACACAACGCCTCAAAAGGAGccatcccaatgctagcttgaaagcTATTATTATAGGCAAACTCCACTAGGGGCAAataatcatcccaattaccttttaGGTCCAAAGCATAAGCtctcaacaaatcttccaaGACCTGAATTACCCTCTCTGATTGACCATCAGTCTACGGATGAAaagcagtactaaaactcaacttagtaccTAATGTTTTTTGTAAACTATGCCAAAATCTGGAAGTGAAACGAGGATCTCTATCAGATACTATAGAAACAGGTAcaccatgcattctcacaatctccttaaTATAAAGAGAAACCAAACGATCTATAGAAAAATTAACTTTCATAGGTAGAAAatgagcagactttgtcaatcgatcaacaatcacccaaattgCATTATTACCCCCTAAGGTCCTTGGTAACCCAGTCACAAAATCCATAGTAATATGTTCTCATTTCCACTCGGGAATAGAAAGTGGTTGCAAAAACCCTGCTGGTTGTTGATGCTCAGCTTTCACTTGTTGACACACCaaacactgagccacaaattGCGCAATATCTCGTTTCATACCTGACCACCAATAATTCTATCTCAAAtctttgtacatctttgtccctCCTGGGTGGATCGCAAGCCtagaacaatgagcttcctccaaAAGCTCTCTCCTTAAGTctccatcatttgggacacaaagtctagtcctGAACCTCAAAATCCcatcatttgataaaacaaagTCAGGCTTACTGTCATTTTTAACCTCTTCCATAAGTTGCACTaaattcaaatcattcttttgtagggccttaattctcccaactaagtctGGCTATACTCTAAAGTTTGCCACAAGAGCTCCCAAGTCTAAAACTCTGATATGAACTTGTAAACTCCTTAAATCTCCCAATAATTGCCTCTGACAACCTCTAATAGCTGCTAAGGAACCAATGGATTTCCTGCTTAAGGCATCAGCCACAACATTCGCTTTCCCTGGGTGATATTGAATAATGCAGTCATAGTCTTTAAGTAGTTCAATCCACCTCCTTTGTCTCATGTTCAActccttttgggaaaataaatacttcaagctcttatgatctgtgaatatctcacaagtttcaccaaaaagaaaatgtctccaaatcttaagtgcaaaaaccactgcagctaactccaaatcatgagtaggataatttcattcataaggcttcaattgcctagaagcataagctacaactttctcatgttgcataagaacacaacccaaaccctgatGAGAGGCATCATTATACACCACAAACCCTCCTGA is from Vitis riparia cultivar Riparia Gloire de Montpellier isolate 1030 chromosome 10, EGFV_Vit.rip_1.0, whole genome shotgun sequence and encodes:
- the LOC117923280 gene encoding CASP-like protein 2B1; the protein is MSYLGVGVSPGNVPVYHGTNLKVVDRRVRLAELVLRCVICGLGILAAVLVGTDTQVKVIFTIQKKARFTDMKALVFLVIANGIAAAYSLIQGLRCVVSMVRGSVLFSKPLAWAIFSGDQVIAYLTLAAVAAAAQSSVYGEFGQPELQWMKICNMYGKFCNQVGEGIVSAVGVSLSMVILSGISAFSLFRLYGGNKGTSSGRW